In a genomic window of Melitaea cinxia chromosome 27, ilMelCinx1.1, whole genome shotgun sequence:
- the LOC123667237 gene encoding protein ANTAGONIST OF LIKE HETEROCHROMATIN PROTEIN 1-like, whose product MQMPDEEMWEKVSRDFFNIWNFPNCLGAIDGKHVNIQAPDNSGSLYYNYKNFFSTVLLAVVDAKYSFLIVDVGSYGKNSDGGILQNSKFWKKLNTNKLKLPPNKPLPSTTESLPHVFIGDEAFPLSNNILRPYPREQARTELSKKVFNLRLSRARKVVECAFGMLTQRFEIYQKRMKIQPKYCDLIILATTCLHNFLIENRTPGQENEFHSNINLLTAITDNNNENSSNSDAVLTTRNKFRDYFSSSGALDWQDQVATRVS is encoded by the coding sequence ATGCAGATGCCAGATGAAGAAATGTGGGAAAAGGTTTCACGtgatttctttaatatttgGAATTTTCCTAACTGTTTGGGCGCTATAGACGGAAAGCATGTCAATATACAGGCACCAGATAATAGTGGAAGcttatactataattataaaaactttttcagtACAGTGTTACTAGCTGTGGTCGACGCGaaatacagttttttaattgttgatGTCGGATCATATGGTAAAAATAGCGACGGCGGAATTttacagaattcaaaatttTGGAAAAAACTCAACACCAATAAGTTAAAGCTGCCCCCAAATAAACCTCTACCTAGTACCACTGAAAGCTTACCACATGTTTTTATAGGAGACGAGGCATTTCCTTTGAGCAATAATATATTGCGGCCGTATCCAAGAGAACAAGCAAgaacagaattatcaaaaaaagtatttaatctaCGTTTAAGCAGGGCAAGAAAAGTCGTAGAATGTGCATTTGGAATGCTAACTCAAAGATttgaaatttatcaaaaacGAATGAAAATTCAGCCGAAGTACtgtgatttaattatattagcaACTACatgtttacataattttttaatagaaaatcgGACGCCAGGACAAGAGAATGAATTTCACagcaatataaatttattaacagCAATAACAgacaataataatgaaaacagTTCTAATAGCGACGCAGTTCTAACCACAAGGAATAAATTTAGGGATTATTTTTCATCAAGTGGTGCTTTAGATTGGCAAGATCAAGTGGCTACGCGAGTTtcttaa